In Lactuca sativa cultivar Salinas chromosome 5, Lsat_Salinas_v11, whole genome shotgun sequence, the DNA window tgaaaagggatgcggtaatcataaccaaattttgagaatgcaattatcctttccatatatagaatttcctcatgttgaaccattccaacacaacattcatatatatttgactaaatttgattaaaattccacaatctaagcctttagatttgaaatgaagtataatattctctcccttaattatagcaaaaaaaacttttcaaccccttcaacttggcaaagtgaatctttgttttctataattaatattgctaacttgcaatacttaaaataataatcatgctcccactaacacgatgattattaccatacaagcataacacttatgctcccactagctttgacatatattcagaaaacatctgaacttctagaaaacaatgtttattgaattccttaagttcatatttctaaatacCTGATGCTttaataagcctttatctaagcttcttaacctcatacaccttttccttagaaagctcacatatgtgtctaaagaaattcagaacttatgttactaagtcccaaatgttcagactaattgccaaatctcacaattcgaactatgaagagggatgccgtaatcataatcgaatttgagaatacaattttcacaattgaaatcttcttaaaatctctctcagtgaaagcatttccttacaatcattttcatgaaggagggaaaactcatgacacttagattttaaagtgtatgtgttcctatccatgtgaatttttccaaatacaaagtttgcgacaaatccatactcatatggaccgaatgtgctcaatctcgatttcttgcctcatggtaacatgaatgcccaccatgtcttccaagcaactcaccctttcatataaatgtactttccattgatcaaggtgctttgtctttatgcattcaaatgagaactcatagaactcacatgcataattaactcaaatggaatggcacaaaaatagattatgtcatccacgataggctttaaacctcaagtcgtgtgctagagaGGATCAACTAGGTTTaactcttgatttgttcttgaaacctttcaagaccattaagactcccactgactccttgacatataagattctcttgtcaagaaacattccttgacaaaacaaatattcaagagttagtgtagtttttatcaagactatcacttcacataattggttgtagttggtatttgtcttatccaagacatcacaacttaccaatctaaaATGTGCTGGAATAAGAAGACTTTTACCAATTCTatatttgttgagtgttataaacctactaaagacgtgtcactcaattcacaatcttggagtataactctaagacttgatattggaatgaagtatgatagacttcttgatttaaccatttccacaattctcgattcctcttatTAGACacacaaatgcactaagactcacttagaggatcaattgagatatggttcttaatcattaacacttatcataaaacacaataaaaggtactctcccttcttcttaaaatggataaacttttatctttctgcctacttgattcttctttattcgttctgctattcattgaaactctttcaaccaactcagaattacacttaatcttataactataatcatatttactaaattttagtaaatcatgacaaatatctttatcactcttgtggtggacttgattaacgtacaacctagtgtactcgatctcttagtccttcacttaacattttgccaaagatttagtctactttccaaatatgaagtatctcattcatcacgcaatgcatgttgcatgattccaagtttctgtccaattgaaacttgggcgatgagaaactctccctatttggtaaattatcgacatttcacaaataacataatcaagaatcacatccaattcaacattgCTAAGATtagaaatacataaacatccaTTTTCACATATGACATTGcagggataaataaataagacgaagtcaaaattcattttattgcggaaaaacttgtcttacaatgcaattcaaatgaaaactatgctatttcaatttctaagcaatctattctaactctaaagtagtagctcaaaaatccgatcttcaagcaatgcgatcgaaatccatttcttcacgatcagattcaacttacttcttcccttaagcttcctcttttttcttcgatcctacaaaacatcaaaatgcaatcttatcacatcatgtattggaaatcaaagaataggaacttatagagttagttattggattttacctgaagtagagccatacgtcttgactctcccatctcttagatctctcaggtagtttgggtagcttcgtctccaatgcccattctcttggcaatgaatcaaatggactcctttggcacaacacatcggacaatcacagacttagtcttttctggacttccaatgtttccagtgtccattgaagtttgggagtttgattcaccagacaaatttgcttaaccaacacgccaaatcatttctgattcaacagctataagcaaataggtgagatcaatgagggtcacgtcgtggtccatcatatagaactctctaatgaactcgatatatgattcaggaagcaactgaagaacccagtcaacagccaacatctatgagatatcgacacccatcatccttaacctatcaatgtgtgacttcatctctataATGTGTGCACAcgcaggtttcccatcttcgtgtttacttgccaaaagggcttgagtgagcttgaacttttcaagccttcaaacttgtgggtcagggagaataattggaggaggtggaggaagtgaagcatgatatctggttcctcgatcatatcgtggaatatcatctccatttggaaaacttgttccatgggatttgggaagaccattgtaagattcggacatctacaaaatgggagaaaatcaagtcaagttgattagaatccttgatgtaacacccaaatgaaacattgaggctaggatccaacacaatactctacaacctagaagagggatgtcgtaatctagttgtagaatatttgaaggtaggtaaatgacgatttaccaatttccaccatgaaaaacgaaaatgaaatttaagttttaaatgaattgaaactcctagatcttttgagattcattgaacttttcagtggcatgtttaatctcgattatgccttactatttgtgactgggatgccgaggatcacaaacaaggtgtaaataaccatgcagaTCACATGGTGCAcacaatgctactatcacctaatcaatgtgctggttagccacacacactctgttgatctatgataaacatcgagccacccttcgctaccaatgtcaaccCCAAATTAATGTGTTGGTTAActacgcacgctccactaatgtttgacaagggtacgaagtgtaattccatggattagcatacaatttcacattttgcctaaagtaactagaatttaggaatttgtaaaagcatgtagttactttgtacttcattatacttataatggaagttttatgtcctatcctacccgttcggataacgaccctccattagtcaagagtgcagtgggtaagagtggatacccattcaatcgccattttataggcaatttccttaaacaccccttatagaccaacttcgtgaatgagacctactaacggtaagactaactctttactcatatatataatattagacttttaatgttacacatatatagtatagggtgtattttacactttttaaaatactaggtggttttattaactttcttttttaattaaacctttaattaacttaacaaaaccatgagggtgtaatttgattttttttttcaaaatactagggtttttagaattcaacatttcaaaattaaccttttaatcaacttttaaattccaaaacttgagggctagttttgaaacttttcaaaacatttgggtttaactatttaaatttcaaaaacaaaaacttttaagttcaaatttaaactataaaacctaaaggggaaaattgaaactttttcacaagataattcaaatctaaattacaaataatcaatctttatttaataaaacaaaagattatctaaaatttgacaattatcttctattttggtaaggatattcacccaaaatcaataaaaaatcggattttatcaaTTAAAACTGTTTCGGTAATTATCCCACAGCAAAAAAAGGCAAGAAAATCGCAAAAACAGGCTGCCAgatccatggactcgtcgagttcatccactgactcgccgagtcagtaagGCAGAGGGCAAAACAACTTTGTTTTTCATGCAAAAATCGATTAATCaagcatcaaattcactaacaaacaaccctaggatctgataccactgatgggttttgagcaatacatcattcttatggtgtacatgcaaaccctaatagcttttggatatagtttgtctaatgaacatgcaaatgaatatccaaagctataaaccctagatctagcatacaattaatcatattaacataaatagGGTTTTgatctaacctttgattgttatacagcaataacaatctaatcattggcttcagaaagcttagtgtctcaagtgttgcacctctaatggagtcacaaacaccactaagcaattggatgaaagagagaagagagagaagacaccaaaaacggctggaaaccctaatctaagtgttagccacgtttttggtgcccaagggttccttatatacttaggctattagggttatccaaCAAGGAAACcataatttgactgcttaagacCTAAGCATCCCATAGgccccttctggaacatgccttggacgatttctaatgggcttccccataaaatTCGTCTAACcgattattccaaggtgatccatagcccaattgcaattatcctataattacaattccagtcccctaagtttaattaatctcttttagccacaaaattaattctttattaattcttgactaatattaattaaacaatatgatttatcctttaatatattattctcataatatattaataaatcataattaaacttttctctccttaattcatcctacatattgatatggtgaaggcaacccaaaaggaccatgctcataatcgggtcaagtacataccaaaatagttatggacttagacactaaaccaacaaaaacacctcacgagatatggacatggaaggttccctcgttagcaaatatcaagatttggggctgcgaggctttcgtaagacgagagactcacgaccagctcgaacctcgtagtgaacgatgtattttcatcggctacccacagaagtcctttgggtatctcttctatagactgagtgacaatgttgtattcgtcgtgaggagaggggttttccgagagagagaactcatatgccatgAGGACAATGGGAGGCATATTGACCTTGAAGATATTCAAGAGTTatgtgatgaaggaacctcaaacactagcactcaactcgaggaggaaactcctgttgaaccgattgatgagtctgtatctctgagacgttccagtagagttagtgttccacctgtgttatattgttttcatataacaattgaaggtgatacatttattagtgatagtacattgataaatgTGGATCAACCTAATAACtaaaaggaagccatggtaggccccgagtctgtgaaatggaaagaggctatggacaatgagattcagtccatgtatgacaatcaagtttggaacctAGTTGACAATGTGCAAGGTTGctagacagtcgggtgcaaatggatcttcaagaagaagaccgacatggatgggaaagtataCACATATAAGgcatgattggttgcgaagggctttactcaaactcatggaggtgaatatgatgagaccttcttactagtagcgaagattaaatctataagggttatgttagccatagttgcattccatgagtatgaaatatggaaaatagatgtcaaaaccgctttccttaataaaaagttggctgaagatgtttacatgtgtcatctagagggttttgtcaatgcaaagtaccctaataaagtgtgtaagcttgagaaatccatctatggattgaaacaagcatctcacagatgaaatctttgttttgatgagaaagtcaaagagtttggtttttcgaaaagccaagatgagtcctgtgtatatgtcaaagctagtgggactaTAGTTAGCTTTatggtattgtatgtagatgacatactgctcatagcaAATgatatcccaaccttgcaggaggttaagtcctggtttgggaagtgtttcgctataaaggaccttggggaagctgttTATATTCTACGGATAAGGATactgagaaacaggagtaaaagactaataagacttagtcaaagtacctacttggacaatgTTTTGAAgcgtttcaacatggagaattccaagaaaggtgacttacctatccaaagcaataccaagttgagtaataCTCAGATTCCGAATACAGAGGCCGAGATAGCATATATGATTCGAGTATCatatgcttccgtagttggctcgatcatgtctgctatgacttgtactcaccttgATGTGGcttatgctttgagcatggttagttaatatcaagggaaccctggtagagcccacTGGATttcagtaaagaacattcttgagCATGGTGAGTCAAATGGCAAAAAAGAAAAACGGTCATGGGACAGGGTCGATTAATGGTGTGACAAGAATCCCACAATTAAGACGACAAATTGCATATTTGGAAGTTATGTTACGTAATGAAAAATAGAGTTTGAGGTTTGTTTTTATATTCTTTTTTGACaaaatttgatttattttttttttatcaaatttatagaCTATGATATTTTGACACATGAGTCGCTGAAAAAGATTTTACATCACGAGGTGAAAAAGGGACTACCGATAATTGATATTCTTGAAATCAACAGAATGTGTAGGTAGCTTCTCTTTCAATCTTACATGTGGGACCACCGACTGGTGTATGCATCAAATGTTGACACCAATAGCCCCCGATCCAACCTCAATGATTTTGAATCCGAATACGTggataataataacaacaataaAGTTGTGGATTCATGTAATGTTTCGGATGTTGGGGACACTCACAACCATGAAAATGTTGAAGAGGATATGAATCAAAGTCTAACAAAAGAAAACGAGGCAAGTCTATTTTCTGAACCATCAATATCTTCAAATCCAGGTGTGCATAGAACCATTTCAGAAGGACAATTTCCTGTTATGGCAAGTTTATCAGACACTCTAGAAGCTGCCTGGACAAGTAACCTTCAAAAGGATACAACTTCTGTGTTATCCGATTCTGACTTAACAAAATCTTCATTACTCGAGAAAGGTGTAAAAGAACAATGTCGTGGGACAAAAACCGCACTTGTATCTCCTGTTTtctcaaacaaaggctctgaaaTGATGGAGGATTCCACAAGTTGGTTGGGTATGCCGTTTTTTGAACTTCTATCGCTCTTTAAACAAAAACTTCACAACCACTTCCGAAAAACTCGATACCCTCAACGGTTATAATCCTGTTTACATCTTATCTTTTCGTGAATCAAAACTCCAAGGTGGGGCCCACTTGCTTTTAGTTGTGAGTGTTAATGAAACTGTCGTCCCTATGTATGATGACGAACCCATAAGCATCATATCGTGCGCATTGATTTCCTTTGATTATATCGTGCAAGTGACTGATGACGATTCCATATATTCATAATCTGCTTACTCATCGGCATTCCAATCCTTTAGCAACTTCGATGGAATGACATTGGAATCTTTCAGGAGTTTGGGAGATGATGGGATTCTCTCCATATCTATGTTTGGGTCCTATGCTTCCCTaatgtcttcggatcctttatcaCATACAAAGTCTTTGCATATGAGAGTTGAGTTCACAGATGATAGTCCTCTTGGGAAAGTGAAATATGCAGTGACTATTTATTATTTGAAAAGGTTTGAAGCTTTGAAGAGGATTTGTTGCCCTTCTGAGATGGATTATATACGGTCTTTAAGCCGGTGTAAAAAGTGGGGTGCACAGGGTGGTTAAAGCAATGTATTTTTTGCAAAAACATTAGATGATCGATTCATTATCAAACAAGTTACAAAGACAGAACTCGAATCCTTCATAAATTCGCTCCTGCTTACTTCAAGTATTTATCCGAATCAATTGGCACCGGAAGTCCTACATGCCTCACAAAGATTTTAGGCATTTATCAGGTaattatagcaacctactttataTGTCTTTTTGTATAtattgtgttttgtaatgttgatTTATTATGTGAAGGTGGTGACTAAGCATATGAAAGGAGGGAGAGAAACAAAAAATGAACATGTTGATTATGGAGAATCTTTTATATGGAAGGAATTTAACACGACTTTATGATTTAAAAGGATCATCAATATCATGTTATAATCTGGATTGTAATGAAAGCAATAAAGTTTTACTTGATCAGAATTTAATTGAAACAATGCCAACTTCTCCTATATTTGTTGGAAACAAAGCAAACGTTTACTTGAAAGAGTTGTCTGGAACGATACAACTTTTCTTGCTGTTAGTTTTActttttttataaacttttaCTTAATTGTTCAAATTCTTATATATGAGTTTTTGAATCTATAATTATTACTACAGTCGGTTGATGTTATGGACTATTCTTTGTTGGTTGGGGTTGATGAAGAAAAACACGAACTTGTTCTTGGGATTATTGACTTCATGAGACAATATATATGGGATAAACATCTAGAAACATGGGTGAAAGCTTTCCGAATCTTGGGTGGGCCCAAGAACGCCTTCCCAACCGTAATTTCACCAAAACAATACAAGAAAAGATTTAGAAAAACAATGACAACTTACTTTATCAATGGTCTCCTCCTATTGTTATACGTTCAATATCCCAAAGTGATCTGTCTCTATCTCTATCCGAAGAAAACAACACCCAAACCCAAACTAGAGATTAATTTTCACTTTTACCCCTTTTAAATTATACTTTTTGAAATTCATTTGGGGGTGTTATatattgttttattatttaacattccaaatataattttttttctttttgtaaattACCGTCATATTATTGTTTGTATTCATCGTATTAATAATGATCATtataataatatctttaatttctttttctctttccGTTTTGGGTGGGTCATTATCAATAtcatatataaaaatagaaaCAAACAGTCACACAACCTACGAATGCGACGGTTAATATGTATGTAATTTAGCCCCACATAAGTCGTCTTTATTGGTATGGTTTTCTGCTTTACAAAGAAAAAGAAAGTGCCAAAAAGATAACACACAAGAACTTGAGTAAAGTGAGGACTTTTATTTCATGATCGATTCATTATTCACATACACATAAACACAGACACATATATGATATAAGTATATAGAATTATAGATTATAACCCTGGAGAGGGTAGCAATGGCGTATGGAGGGATGACGATGTGATGGTTTTTTCTCCCTGGATCGTAAATAATAAGTTAGAACTTAGAACTGCTGTGTTTGGCAACCATGGTTAGTTGACTTTTCCACCATCTACGACTCGAAGCAGACTTCTATTAAGAAGATCAACGATGTGTTGTTCACCTCTGTTAGAGTTAGATTTCAAGAATTCGATCAGAAACTACTGTAAAAATGTGATGTTCAAGAGGATTAGGACAAGATATTACCTTTGATAACAAGAAAATGTTGGAACACCTTGATGACGAGGACCTTCATCGTATCCTTCACATGTTATCTCACCTTTATCATCCAAGTAACATACGATCCCTCTAGATTTGTCTTCAAAAACCTGtttaagaaaaaacaaaaaaaggttTTGTATAATTTCAACATGAAAAAGAATCAGATAAAAGGAGTGTGATAATGATTGTCATGCCAACCCACCTTTTGTATCTTGATGGATGATCCGACCCGAAtgagagatgaagatgaagatgaggatGATGGAGATGAGTCGCTTTTTGCAAGCATTAATACCCGTTTTGATGTTTTCTTGATAGGAGCTGAGGCATGATGAATCAGGAACAACGATGATGATGAAGCGATATTTGCAGCCATCTTGTGATAGATAGTGTGATAATTGAAAGAAAGAGAAAGTTGGAGAGCAAGATTTAAGGAGACAAAAAATGAGTATGTGCTGGGCTTCTgctatataataaaaatataccaaaaagtatatgtaaaaaaaaattctttattttttgaCTTATTGTGGTTTGCCATGATTAGGGTAGCAGGTTTAAAGGCTTCAATTTTTTTGATTATAACATTAACATACTTTATATTAAGCATCAATATTTAGTGCTAAATATTCAAACAAAATTGGATATGAAAAAATTTG includes these proteins:
- the LOC111910152 gene encoding uncharacterized protein LOC111910152; amino-acid sequence: MAANIASSSSLFLIHHASAPIKKTSKRVLMLAKSDSSPSSSSSSSSLIRVGSSIKIQKVFEDKSRGIVCYLDDKGEITCEGYDEGPRHQGVPTFSCYQRGEQHIVDLLNRSLLRVVDGGKVN